TCCCGGATGGTGTGGATGAAGGTCGGGTGCCGCGGATCGGGTTCGACCTTGCTCCGCAGCGTCGTCACACAACGGTCCACGCTGCGGTCCGTGACGATCACGTCGTTGCCCCAGACCGCGTCGAGAATGCTGTCGCGCGTCAGAGCGCGGCCGGCGCGCTTCACGAAATATTCGAGCAGCCCGAATTCCTTGCCCGTGAGCGCGACTTCGGCGCCGTCCCGCGTCAAGCGATGCGAATCAAGGTCCAGCCGGCAATCGCCAAATTCATAAACGGTGGACTCCAGCGCCTGCCGGCGGCGCAAGAACGCCTTCACGCGCGCGAGCAGTTCCCGAATGCTGAACGGTTTGGTCACGTAATCGTCCGCGCCCAACTCCAAGCCGCGCACGATGTCCTCCTCCTGGCCTTTCGCGGTGAGCATCTCGATGGGCATGTCCAGGTTTCGGCCTCGCGCCAGGCGGCAAACTTCGTAGCCGTTCATCTTGGGCAGCATGAGATCCAGGATCACGAGATCCGGCGGATTAGACAGCGCTGCGTCCAAACCCTCCTGCCCGTCGCGCGCCGTCTTGCGACCAGTCATATTGTTGAAGCGGACTCGAGAATGCCTCCTCCACCGGGAACTCTTTCCGTTCGCCGCCGGCCATCGACACCGAGATAAATCTTCTCTGTCCCTGTTGCACGACGAACATCAGTTTCTGGCCATCCTTCGACCAGACCGGATGGGATTGCAATCCGGGCATCCGATCGGGCGCCAGGCGGCGGGGCCGCTCCAATATTTCGCCCGTTTGAAAATCCACGGTCGCCACATAGACATCCTCGGAGGGCTTGCCTTCCGTGTAATAAAAGCTCCCCTCTCGAGTGAATGTGTATGGCGAGATCTCTCCGACATTTGATTTCAACAGTTCGGGTTCGCCCGCTGGTTTGCCATCCCGAAGCGAAATTCCCCACAATCCCGTTGCGCCGCTGCGGGAACTCGAAAAGAGAAAGCTTTCATCTCCGGGGAACCAGCCGACCACGTCTTGGACTTCCCTTTCGATCAATATTGTATCGCTGCCCGATTCCGTGTCGATGACGGAAATTTTTCGTTGACTCTCACCGCCTTTGCCCAATCGGCAAGCCAGGTAACGCCCGCTCCAGGAGAGGCGCATTGTCATTTGCGACGCAGGCTTCCAGCGTTTGATTTCTTTCATCGTTCCGGTTTTGACCTCCAACCAGCCGATGGCGGTGCTTCCCTCCTCCCCGGACCACACCTGCGTGAGCAATCGCGCACCCTCCG
This genomic stretch from Verrucomicrobiota bacterium harbors:
- a CDS encoding response regulator transcription factor codes for the protein MTGRKTARDGQEGLDAALSNPPDLVILDLMLPKMNGYEVCRLARGRNLDMPIEMLTAKGQEEDIVRGLELGADDYVTKPFSIRELLARVKAFLRRRQALESTVYEFGDCRLDLDSHRLTRDGAEVALTGKEFGLLEYFVKRAGRALTRDSILDAVWGNDVIVTDRSVDRCVTTLRSKVEPDPRHPTFIHTIRDIGYRFEIPDAAGESRVPSKNSGQPRMNANERR